In the genome of Sorangium aterium, one region contains:
- the trxA gene encoding thioredoxin, producing the protein MAVPEINEQEFEREVLRSELPVLIDFTATWCGPCKTVAPEVDAIARELEGKAKVVKVDIDRSKRIATTLRIQAVPTFMVFHRGRPVAAEQGVLNRKQLRELLDPFLPRAEGAIRAAELAQLIREGQVVPVDTRETPAYGRAHIPGAVHIPIEEIEGRLAELHMLAGAPVLYCRSGDKSKDVAAKLAEEGVPVAFLEGGFLSWEAEALPIQRPD; encoded by the coding sequence ATGGCCGTTCCCGAGATCAACGAGCAGGAGTTCGAGCGCGAGGTGCTCCGCAGCGAGTTGCCCGTGCTCATCGATTTCACCGCCACCTGGTGCGGGCCGTGCAAGACGGTCGCGCCCGAGGTCGACGCCATCGCGCGCGAGCTCGAGGGCAAGGCCAAGGTGGTCAAGGTCGACATCGACCGGTCGAAGCGCATCGCCACAACGCTGCGCATCCAGGCCGTCCCGACGTTCATGGTCTTTCATCGAGGCCGCCCGGTGGCCGCCGAGCAGGGCGTCCTCAACCGCAAGCAGCTCCGCGAGCTGCTCGATCCGTTCCTCCCGCGCGCCGAGGGCGCCATCCGGGCGGCCGAGCTGGCGCAGCTGATCCGGGAGGGCCAGGTGGTCCCCGTGGACACGCGCGAGACCCCCGCCTACGGCCGCGCCCACATCCCGGGCGCTGTGCACATCCCGATCGAGGAGATCGAGGGCCGGCTCGCCGAGCTCCACATGCTGGCCGGCGCGCCGGTGCTCTACTGCCGCTCCGGCGACAAGTCGAAGGACGTCGCCGCGAAGCTCGCCGAGGAGGGCGTGCCCGTCGCGTTCCTCGAGGGCGGCTTTCTCTCGTGGGAGGCCGAGGCGCTCCCGATCCAGCGCCCCGACTGA
- a CDS encoding ABC transporter permease subunit, producing MLRHALRRLLWTLPTLVGVSLLTFFVLSFVPDPTDDPLLASSLSSAELARLRRERFLDLPRFINLKPRDVRLRALAAAQAIAAGGDDAAAAADELRRLGGAALPHILPLDALAPEPRTRVALALAPVAARMGLPRADDAADPAHAVAFWTRFWDDRGIEFRSASVRSAVRRLVRYGSASRAAELLELDTFALQAVIAALQPPRDAESLEQARALVDVAAHIAEIDDRIAPGDDLAEARACVTRWRSFWNVYRSDFEVFTGPAQLAATVLETRYGKWALGAVTHRLGVAATGEPVLDELARRAPVTLALVFGAIALAYAVAIPLGALSAASQGRRSDSAIAAAVLTAAVLPTAVVAVAAVLLSGGARSLLLPTCLIALSLVAAPARQQRAALVAILTQDFVRAARARGAGAARAIAVHGLRNAVLPVVTLAMLEPPMALGGAFVVERVFELHGLGELTLLAVQARDVSWLMAISIGAAAIAALGVIATDLAYVLVDPRLGPAVLSRRSEA from the coding sequence ATGCTCCGCCACGCGCTCCGCAGGCTCCTCTGGACGCTGCCGACCCTCGTCGGTGTCTCGCTGCTGACCTTCTTCGTGCTCTCCTTCGTCCCGGATCCGACGGACGACCCGCTCCTCGCCAGCTCGCTCTCCAGCGCGGAGCTCGCGCGGCTCCGCCGGGAGCGCTTCCTCGACCTGCCGCGCTTCATCAACCTGAAGCCGCGCGACGTGCGCCTGCGCGCCCTCGCGGCCGCGCAGGCCATCGCGGCCGGCGGCGACGACGCCGCGGCCGCCGCCGACGAGCTGCGTCGCCTCGGCGGCGCCGCGCTGCCGCACATCCTGCCGCTCGACGCGCTCGCGCCCGAGCCGCGCACCCGCGTCGCGCTCGCGCTCGCGCCCGTCGCGGCGCGGATGGGCCTGCCGCGGGCCGACGACGCCGCGGACCCGGCGCACGCTGTCGCGTTCTGGACGCGCTTCTGGGACGACCGCGGCATCGAGTTCCGGAGCGCGTCGGTGCGGAGCGCCGTGCGGCGCCTGGTCCGCTACGGCTCCGCGTCGCGCGCCGCCGAGCTGCTGGAGCTCGACACGTTCGCCCTGCAGGCGGTGATCGCCGCGCTGCAGCCGCCGCGCGACGCCGAGTCGCTCGAGCAGGCGCGCGCCCTCGTCGACGTCGCGGCCCACATCGCGGAGATCGACGACCGGATCGCCCCGGGCGACGACCTCGCGGAGGCCCGCGCGTGCGTCACGCGGTGGAGGTCGTTCTGGAACGTATACCGCAGCGACTTCGAGGTGTTCACCGGCCCGGCGCAGCTCGCGGCGACCGTGCTCGAGACCCGCTACGGCAAGTGGGCGCTCGGCGCGGTCACCCACCGGCTCGGCGTCGCAGCGACCGGCGAGCCGGTGCTCGACGAGCTCGCGCGGCGCGCGCCCGTCACCCTCGCGCTCGTCTTCGGGGCGATCGCGCTGGCCTACGCCGTGGCGATCCCGCTCGGCGCGCTCAGCGCGGCCTCGCAGGGCCGGCGGAGCGACTCCGCGATCGCGGCCGCCGTGCTCACCGCCGCCGTCCTCCCGACCGCCGTCGTGGCCGTGGCCGCCGTGCTCCTCTCGGGCGGCGCGCGGTCCCTGCTCCTGCCGACGTGCCTCATCGCGCTCTCGCTCGTCGCCGCGCCGGCGCGGCAGCAGCGCGCCGCGCTCGTCGCGATCCTCACGCAGGACTTCGTCCGGGCCGCGCGGGCGCGCGGCGCCGGCGCCGCGCGCGCCATCGCCGTCCACGGGCTCCGCAACGCCGTGCTCCCGGTCGTGACGCTCGCCATGCTCGAGCCGCCGATGGCGCTCGGCGGCGCGTTCGTCGTCGAGCGCGTCTTCGAGCTCCACGGGCTCGGCGAGCTCACGCTCCTCGCCGTGCAGGCGCGCGACGTGAGCTGGCTCATGGCCATCTCGATCGGCGCCGCGGCCATCGCCGCGCTCGGCGTGATCGCGACCGACCTCGCCTATGTGCTCGTCGATCCGCGGCTCGGCCCGGCGGTGCTCTCGCGGAGGAGCGAGGCGTGA
- the larC gene encoding nickel pincer cofactor biosynthesis protein LarC: MGHGHDHDHAHGDVHGDEHDHGHARGGHHHHEHAHGGHPDHGSHPDHGSHPDHGHAHGDEHAHGGHHHHHAHGDEHAHGGHHHHHAHGDEHDHGHAHGGHHHHGHDHPRAPLLEEGAGAGKVLFFDAFSGIAGDMTIAALLDLGVPLLVIERAVAALPLDGFHLHRGHAHRSGIVATSFDVHVEAPQPERTYGSIDAMLAAAPLDPPVAALARRIFRRLGEAEAAVHRIRLEDVHFHEVGAVDAIVDIVGSAAAIVHIGAEVVGSPLPMGRGFVKARHGILPLPPPAAVACLRGVPTYGVELDAELVTPTGAAIIATLATRFERWPTFAPDRIGFGAGQRELPDRPNLLRVVLGTRTGGEESVGSASHVLVEANVDDLTGEVAGHAIEALFAAGALDAWAVPITMKKGRPALTIAALAAAPQADAVATALLRETTSIGLRKIPVARTERPRRITTVQTAYGAIRVKISEGPFGPPQIKPEFDDCAAAARTHGVPVREVVSAALSAAKG; this comes from the coding sequence ATGGGACACGGGCACGATCACGACCACGCGCACGGGGATGTGCACGGAGACGAGCACGACCACGGGCACGCGCGCGGAGGCCATCACCACCACGAGCACGCGCACGGGGGCCATCCCGACCACGGGAGCCATCCCGACCACGGGAGCCATCCCGACCACGGGCACGCGCACGGAGACGAGCACGCGCACGGAGGCCATCACCACCATCACGCGCACGGAGACGAGCACGCGCACGGAGGCCATCACCACCACCACGCGCACGGAGACGAGCACGACCACGGGCACGCGCACGGAGGGCACCACCACCACGGGCACGACCATCCGCGCGCGCCGCTCCTCGAGGAGGGCGCGGGCGCGGGCAAGGTCCTGTTCTTCGACGCGTTCAGCGGGATCGCGGGCGACATGACCATCGCCGCGCTGCTCGATCTCGGGGTGCCCCTCCTCGTCATCGAGCGCGCCGTCGCCGCGCTGCCGCTTGATGGGTTCCACCTGCACCGCGGGCACGCCCATCGGAGCGGCATCGTGGCGACCTCGTTCGACGTGCACGTCGAGGCGCCGCAGCCGGAGCGCACCTACGGATCCATCGACGCCATGCTCGCCGCCGCGCCGCTCGATCCACCGGTCGCCGCGCTGGCACGCCGGATCTTCCGGCGCCTCGGCGAGGCGGAGGCCGCCGTGCACCGGATCCGCCTCGAAGACGTGCACTTCCACGAGGTCGGCGCCGTCGATGCGATCGTCGACATCGTGGGCTCCGCCGCGGCGATCGTGCACATCGGGGCGGAGGTCGTCGGATCGCCGCTGCCCATGGGGCGCGGGTTCGTGAAGGCGCGGCACGGGATCCTCCCGCTGCCGCCGCCCGCGGCGGTCGCGTGCCTCCGCGGCGTCCCGACCTACGGCGTCGAGCTCGACGCCGAGCTGGTCACGCCCACCGGCGCGGCCATCATCGCCACGCTGGCGACCCGGTTCGAGCGCTGGCCGACGTTCGCCCCGGATCGGATCGGCTTCGGCGCCGGTCAGCGCGAGCTGCCGGACCGCCCCAACCTGCTGCGGGTCGTGCTCGGGACGCGCACGGGCGGCGAGGAGAGCGTCGGCAGCGCGTCGCACGTGCTCGTCGAGGCGAACGTCGACGATCTGACGGGCGAGGTGGCAGGGCACGCGATCGAGGCGCTGTTCGCGGCGGGCGCGCTCGACGCCTGGGCGGTGCCGATCACCATGAAGAAAGGGCGCCCCGCCCTGACGATCGCCGCGCTCGCGGCAGCCCCCCAGGCCGACGCCGTCGCGACGGCGCTGCTCCGCGAGACGACCAGCATCGGGCTACGGAAGATCCCTGTCGCGCGCACCGAGCGGCCGCGGCGGATCACCACCGTGCAGACGGCGTACGGAGCCATCCGGGTGAAGATCAGCGAGGGGCCGTTCGGGCCGCCGCAGATCAAGCCGGAGTTCGACGATTGCGCCGCGGCGGCGAGGACGCACGGCGTGCCGGTGCGCGAGGTCGTCTCGGCGGCGCTGTCGGCCGCCAAGGGGTAA
- a CDS encoding ABC transporter permease, giving the protein MTHATAFLRRMVGSKRVAIGAVLLGVLALLAIFAELLAAPAPIACFGPEGAEILPAVTEGATLDSLTEAELRVRFEGFAIWPPIRYGPEQRTDAGPNASPSLDHPLGTDFESRDLAARLIYGARTALGLSLSAVLVGMFLGVVLGGLAGTLRGVWNDGLVRLVETVDTFPAILVVAIVRAIEREPSALSLVLAVAFVRWAEIARLVRAEVLRASSEEYVMAARALGSTRLRVFYRHILPNALGPVIVSSVLGVASVVLLEAAISFLGMGAPARVASWGETLGQAARHPSEIRLLVFPGVLLLATVGGSYLIADALRDSIDARTVRARVPR; this is encoded by the coding sequence GTGACCCACGCGACGGCGTTCCTCCGCCGGATGGTCGGCAGCAAGCGCGTCGCCATCGGCGCCGTGCTGCTCGGCGTCCTCGCCCTGCTGGCCATCTTCGCCGAGCTCCTCGCCGCCCCTGCGCCCATCGCCTGCTTCGGGCCGGAAGGCGCGGAGATCCTGCCCGCGGTCACCGAGGGCGCCACGCTCGATTCGCTCACCGAGGCCGAGCTCAGGGTGCGCTTCGAGGGCTTCGCGATCTGGCCGCCCATCCGCTACGGCCCGGAGCAGCGCACCGACGCCGGCCCGAACGCGTCGCCGTCCCTCGACCACCCGCTCGGCACGGACTTCGAGAGCCGCGATCTCGCCGCGCGGCTGATCTACGGCGCGCGCACGGCGCTCGGCCTGTCGCTCAGCGCGGTGCTCGTGGGCATGTTCCTCGGCGTCGTGCTCGGCGGGCTCGCGGGCACGCTGCGCGGCGTCTGGAACGACGGCCTCGTCCGCCTCGTCGAGACGGTCGACACCTTCCCGGCGATCCTCGTCGTGGCCATCGTGCGGGCGATCGAGCGCGAGCCCTCCGCGCTGTCGCTGGTGCTCGCGGTCGCCTTCGTCCGCTGGGCGGAGATCGCGCGCCTCGTGCGCGCCGAGGTGCTGCGCGCGTCGAGCGAGGAGTACGTGATGGCCGCGCGCGCGCTCGGCAGCACCCGGCTGCGCGTCTTCTACCGCCACATCCTCCCGAACGCGCTCGGCCCCGTGATCGTGAGCTCGGTGCTCGGCGTGGCGTCCGTGGTCCTGCTCGAGGCGGCGATCTCGTTCCTCGGGATGGGCGCGCCCGCGCGCGTGGCCTCGTGGGGGGAGACGCTGGGCCAGGCGGCGCGGCACCCGAGCGAGATCCGGCTGCTCGTCTTCCCCGGCGTGCTGCTCCTGGCGACGGTCGGCGGCTCTTACCTCATCGCCGACGCGCTGCGCGACTCCATCGATGCACGCACCGTGCGCGCGCGCGTCCCGCGCTGA